In Phaeobacter piscinae, one genomic interval encodes:
- a CDS encoding MaoC family dehydratase, with protein sequence MLDNFPRGTICIEDIEMGMVRYLRKEVTDKDIEMFAEVSTDHNPVHLDEDYAQDTMFQGRIAHGMLTAGLISAVIGEQLPGHGTIYMSQSLKFLAPVRPGDLVLAEVEVTGIEIDKRRVKLDCRCMVDGKKVLVGEAMVMAPSRKFD encoded by the coding sequence ATGTTGGACAATTTTCCACGCGGGACCATCTGCATTGAAGATATCGAAATGGGGATGGTCCGCTATCTGCGCAAAGAGGTGACAGATAAGGACATCGAGATGTTCGCCGAAGTCTCGACCGATCATAATCCCGTGCACCTGGACGAGGATTACGCCCAGGACACCATGTTTCAGGGGCGCATTGCCCATGGGATGCTGACAGCCGGGCTGATCTCTGCGGTGATCGGCGAGCAGCTGCCCGGCCATGGCACGATCTACATGAGCCAGTCGCTGAAGTTCCTCGCCCCCGTGCGCCCCGGCGATCTGGTTCTGGCGGAGGTCGAAGTCACTGGCATCGAAATCGACAAGCGGCGGGTCAAGCTGGATTGCCGCTGCATGGTCGATGGCAAGAAGGTGTTGGTCGGTGAGGCCATGGTGATGGCGCCGTCCCGCAAGTTTGACTGA
- a CDS encoding alpha/beta fold hydrolase: protein MGAMSTGLAQHVASRVFGCGPRTVVAVHCSLAHSGAWRGLATILEEQVMVSSFDMLSHGRSPDWDGEGLLQLRNAEAGLALIEAENLAKDGPIDLIGHSFGATVVLAMAQMRPDLVRSLVMVEPVFFSLVSAAETTDPEALEALRRDHMTVRETYLNGDVEHATRLFNRAWGAGHPKWNDLPESARDAMVRSFPAVMACDTQVYEDMLGVLTPEKLARVTMPCLLIDGGKSQPIMHEVIRALAARLPDVTCRRIDSAGHMLPITHPAETAALLQGFWPEVIPAPAEV from the coding sequence ATGGGGGCGATGTCTACCGGGCTTGCGCAGCATGTCGCCAGCCGTGTTTTTGGATGTGGCCCCAGAACGGTGGTGGCCGTTCATTGTTCGCTTGCGCATTCGGGTGCCTGGCGCGGATTGGCGACCATTCTGGAAGAACAGGTGATGGTCTCCAGTTTTGACATGTTGTCCCACGGCCGAAGCCCGGACTGGGACGGCGAGGGATTGCTGCAACTGCGCAACGCCGAGGCTGGGCTGGCTCTGATTGAGGCTGAAAACCTCGCCAAAGACGGTCCGATTGATCTGATCGGCCATTCTTTTGGTGCCACGGTCGTTCTGGCAATGGCCCAGATGCGCCCGGATCTGGTGCGCTCGCTGGTGATGGTTGAGCCGGTTTTCTTCTCGCTGGTGAGCGCAGCGGAGACCACCGACCCCGAGGCGCTGGAGGCGCTGCGCAGGGATCACATGACGGTGCGCGAAACATATCTGAACGGCGACGTTGAACATGCGACACGGCTGTTCAACCGGGCGTGGGGGGCGGGCCATCCAAAATGGAACGATCTGCCCGAAAGCGCCCGGGACGCTATGGTGCGCAGTTTTCCAGCCGTGATGGCCTGCGATACACAAGTCTATGAGGATATGCTGGGGGTGCTGACACCGGAGAAGCTGGCGCGCGTGACGATGCCCTGTCTGCTGATTGATGGCGGTAAGAGCCAGCCCATTATGCATGAGGTCATTCGTGCGCTGGCTGCACGGCTGCCGGATGTGACCTGCCGCCGAATTGACAGCGCCGGACATATGCTGCCGATCACCCATCCTGCTGAAACCGCCGCGCTGCTGCAGGGGTTCTGGCCGGAGGTCATACCGGCACCCGCTGAGGTCTAA
- a CDS encoding H-type lectin domain-containing protein, with protein MKRVHSPRLGVDQGDIEIFSEFENGGTMWTGAGLRERRRSVRFSEPFAELPAVHLSSSLMDIDSGAAIRAELVADSITTEGFDVVFRTWNDSRIARIRAAWLAIGSLPFADDWDVP; from the coding sequence ATGAAACGGGTACACAGCCCCAGACTTGGGGTGGATCAGGGCGACATCGAGATTTTCTCGGAGTTTGAGAATGGCGGCACCATGTGGACCGGGGCGGGCCTCCGGGAGCGGCGGCGCAGCGTGCGGTTTTCTGAGCCCTTTGCCGAGCTGCCTGCGGTGCATCTTTCCAGTTCGCTGATGGACATTGATTCCGGCGCGGCGATCCGGGCTGAGCTGGTTGCCGATAGCATCACCACAGAGGGGTTTGATGTGGTCTTCCGCACCTGGAACGACAGCCGTATCGCGCGTATTCGCGCCGCTTGGCTAGCGATTGGCAGCTTGCCCTTTGCAGATGACTGGGACGTGCCTTAG
- a CDS encoding bifunctional riboflavin kinase/FAD synthetase yields the protein MRIIRDFQFVDPKDRGAVAAIGNFDGVHRGHQSVIDLAREAEPQAPLGVMTFEPHPREFFAPEAPPFRLMSAEARASRLEKLGVERLYQLNFNAALSGLTPEAFARKVIADGLGLRHVVVGSDFCFGKGRAGTAEDLKRFGEDMGFGVTIAPLMEYSEDTVSSTAIRCALSDGRPRDAANMLGHWHRIEGEVIGGEQRGRELGYPTANMSIDGLHQPAFGVYAVLVDVLDGPHQGSYHGAASVGVRPMFDGSHPNIETFLFDFTGNLYGATLSVGLVEYLRPEMTFDGLDGLLAQMDADCTQARSLLAAL from the coding sequence ATGCGCATTATCCGTGACTTTCAATTCGTAGATCCAAAGGATCGTGGAGCCGTCGCCGCCATCGGCAATTTCGATGGTGTTCATCGCGGCCATCAATCGGTCATCGACCTGGCCCGCGAGGCAGAGCCGCAAGCGCCGCTGGGGGTGATGACATTTGAGCCGCACCCACGTGAGTTCTTTGCCCCGGAGGCCCCACCGTTCCGGCTGATGTCAGCCGAGGCGCGCGCGTCGCGGCTGGAAAAACTGGGAGTCGAGCGCCTCTATCAGCTGAACTTCAACGCGGCGCTGTCTGGCCTCACGCCCGAAGCTTTTGCACGCAAGGTCATCGCTGACGGGTTGGGGCTGCGGCATGTGGTTGTCGGCTCCGACTTCTGTTTCGGCAAGGGGCGTGCGGGCACCGCCGAGGATCTCAAACGCTTTGGTGAGGATATGGGGTTTGGCGTGACTATCGCCCCGCTGATGGAATACTCCGAGGACACAGTGTCCTCCACCGCCATTCGCTGCGCATTGAGTGACGGACGCCCGCGGGATGCCGCCAACATGCTGGGCCATTGGCACCGGATTGAGGGCGAAGTGATCGGCGGCGAACAGCGCGGCCGCGAATTGGGCTATCCCACCGCGAATATGTCCATCGACGGGCTGCATCAGCCTGCCTTTGGCGTCTATGCGGTGCTGGTTGACGTGCTGGATGGGCCGCATCAGGGCAGTTATCACGGGGCGGCCTCTGTTGGTGTGCGCCCGATGTTTGACGGCAGCCATCCCAACATCGAAACCTTCCTGTTTGATTTCACCGGCAACCTCTATGGTGCGACGCTGTCTGTCGGTCTGGTAGAATACCTGCGCCCGGAAATGACCTTTGACGGGCTCGACGGGTTGCTGGCACAGATGGACGCGGATTGTACACAGGCGCGCAGCCTTTTGGCGGCCCTATGA
- a CDS encoding F0F1 ATP synthase subunit epsilon yields MADTMQFDLVSPERRLASLPVTAVMIPGAEGDMTAMANHAPTITTLRPGVLRVESPQGTSEYLVTGGFAEIGADGLSVLAEKAIPMDQLTRAQLDELIEEARTTYKAVQDTDQPHGLVEDAAKLLADMEALGTHMSL; encoded by the coding sequence ATGGCTGATACGATGCAATTCGACCTCGTGAGCCCGGAGCGCCGCCTGGCGTCGCTCCCGGTGACCGCGGTAATGATCCCCGGCGCGGAAGGCGACATGACGGCTATGGCCAATCATGCGCCGACCATCACCACGCTGCGTCCGGGTGTCCTGCGGGTCGAAAGCCCGCAAGGCACATCGGAATATCTGGTCACCGGTGGCTTTGCTGAAATCGGCGCTGACGGTCTGTCTGTCCTTGCTGAGAAGGCAATCCCCATGGACCAGCTGACGCGCGCGCAACTGGACGAGCTGATTGAAGAGGCCCGCACGACCTACAAGGCCGTGCAGGACACCGATCAACCGCATGGCCTCGTTGAAGATGCGGCGAAGCTGCTCGCCGATATGGAAGCCCTGGGCACCCATATGAGCCTCTGA
- a CDS encoding LysR family transcriptional regulator: protein MDDLTPLRYFRAAYELGTFSAAARACDVRQPSVSAAIARLEDRYDGPLFHRSRDGLTPTALGHELYSQAGGVLAQVSQLEARLKGHVARMVRVYCAPDVMMAPFETGLARIRRAVPRAQLQFTDDALQADLQFVAESCLPRGCGYHPLWQERYGLALHCAHPLLAKAKLTLADMAGEALIARPYCPSADRFQTSLAQGEAALAGLRVAASAIHDAQLMDLVAAGLGVALMPMSHGEAHRGIMLRDISDIDPVSRVVGVGYRKTGFAGDMARHFLNRESVVGAMSLASVAAV, encoded by the coding sequence ATGGATGATCTCACACCGCTTCGGTACTTTCGCGCCGCCTATGAATTGGGAACCTTTAGCGCTGCAGCTCGCGCCTGCGATGTACGCCAGCCATCGGTCTCTGCCGCGATTGCCCGGCTTGAAGATCGCTATGACGGGCCACTGTTTCACCGCAGCAGGGATGGGCTGACGCCAACCGCGCTCGGCCATGAGCTGTACAGCCAGGCCGGGGGTGTTCTGGCACAGGTGAGCCAGCTTGAAGCGCGGCTGAAAGGCCATGTGGCGCGTATGGTACGTGTGTACTGCGCGCCTGATGTGATGATGGCGCCGTTTGAGACCGGGTTGGCCCGGATCCGCCGTGCGGTGCCGCGGGCGCAGTTGCAATTCACCGATGATGCGCTGCAGGCCGATCTGCAGTTTGTCGCCGAAAGCTGCCTGCCGCGTGGCTGCGGGTATCACCCGCTCTGGCAGGAGCGTTACGGCCTTGCGCTTCACTGCGCGCATCCGCTGTTGGCGAAGGCAAAGCTGACCCTCGCCGATATGGCCGGGGAGGCGCTGATTGCGCGCCCTTATTGTCCCAGCGCCGATCGCTTTCAGACTTCGCTGGCGCAGGGGGAGGCGGCATTGGCGGGGCTGCGGGTGGCGGCCAGCGCGATCCATGATGCCCAGCTGATGGATCTGGTGGCCGCCGGATTGGGGGTGGCGCTAATGCCGATGTCCCATGGTGAGGCCCATCGTGGCATTATGTTGCGTGACATTTCGGACATCGACCCGGTGTCGCGGGTGGTGGGTGTCGGTTACCGCAAGACCGGGTTTGCGGGCGACATGGCCCGGCATTTTCTCAACCGTGAGAGCGTCGTGGGCGCGATGTCTTTGGCCTCGGTCGCAGCAGTCTGA
- a CDS encoding methyl-accepting chemotaxis protein → MLRTISTKTRFMISGAVSVFTILVLALISVYSLWQSELELERQIDVTKTVRHELKADLLHEEIRAEVIFLVFAGDHATIEEKNKLSRRVVEASEEMRENLELLKGDSLPPQALAQVESMVPEVEAFIERGTNIAEVAIDDPVAAEAMLDAFELSYKALNKKLHPLSDWIEEAAIETAESARAHDIVLLYMLLGTSALLIVVTVYNARKMTLNIVRPIGRLREALREVAEGDFGLKVEERMRGDDFGQIAHDIDRVSGRVIDELDKQNALRDESEKVIDRLRRGLQRLAAGDFSDQINESFGSDYDPLRINYNETVDKLNEVMAQVVNASAAIQTQSNEIRGGAEDMSARTESQAATLEETAAALEEMTVSVNNSANNAKAVEGAVDSARKDVENSGRVVEGAIEAMNEIERSSSQISQIIGVIDDIAFQTNLLALNAGVEAARAGEVGRGFAVVASEVRALAQRSSDAANEIKTLITASTKTVEEGVEKVDSAGKALSQVVGEVVNIATLVSGISTESGEQAQGLNEINIGVAQLDNVTQQNAAMVEESGAAILKMNNETHGLNQIVSQFVLLSSRGAEGRPSPAPARAASVAAADHPDEERWEDYNEVSAHGSASGDGIDEWNSHGTPSQKPAASTGDTGNRDGWADDDAVANFA, encoded by the coding sequence ATGTTACGAACTATTTCCACGAAGACCCGATTTATGATTTCGGGGGCGGTATCGGTTTTTACGATCTTGGTGCTTGCTCTGATATCTGTCTACAGCCTCTGGCAAAGCGAGCTGGAGTTGGAACGTCAGATTGATGTCACCAAAACAGTTCGGCATGAGTTGAAAGCTGACCTTCTTCATGAGGAAATACGTGCGGAAGTGATCTTCCTGGTGTTCGCAGGTGACCACGCAACCATAGAAGAGAAGAATAAACTGAGCCGCCGGGTTGTTGAGGCCAGTGAAGAGATGCGTGAAAATCTCGAGTTGTTGAAGGGGGACTCTCTGCCACCGCAGGCGCTAGCCCAAGTTGAGAGCATGGTGCCTGAGGTCGAGGCTTTTATAGAGCGGGGGACCAACATCGCTGAAGTGGCCATTGACGACCCCGTAGCGGCTGAAGCAATGCTTGATGCATTTGAGTTGAGCTATAAGGCGCTTAACAAAAAGCTCCATCCGCTAAGCGATTGGATCGAAGAGGCTGCGATTGAAACCGCGGAATCCGCACGGGCCCATGATATAGTACTCCTTTATATGCTGCTTGGAACCTCTGCGCTGTTGATTGTTGTTACCGTCTACAACGCCCGTAAAATGACCTTGAATATCGTGCGCCCGATTGGCCGTCTGCGCGAAGCCCTGCGGGAAGTGGCCGAAGGGGACTTTGGGCTAAAAGTAGAAGAACGGATGCGTGGGGATGACTTTGGCCAGATTGCCCATGACATCGACCGCGTGTCAGGACGTGTCATTGACGAACTCGACAAACAGAACGCGCTGCGCGACGAAAGCGAAAAGGTGATCGACCGGTTGCGTCGGGGCTTGCAGCGGCTTGCGGCCGGCGATTTCAGCGATCAGATCAATGAGAGCTTTGGGTCCGACTATGATCCGCTCAGGATCAACTATAATGAAACCGTGGACAAGCTGAACGAAGTAATGGCGCAAGTGGTCAACGCCAGTGCAGCGATCCAGACCCAATCCAATGAAATCCGGGGTGGTGCCGAAGATATGTCGGCCCGTACCGAAAGCCAGGCGGCCACGCTGGAAGAAACGGCCGCTGCGCTGGAGGAGATGACGGTCAGTGTCAACAACTCCGCAAATAACGCCAAAGCCGTGGAAGGCGCCGTGGACTCAGCGCGTAAAGACGTCGAGAACAGCGGCCGGGTTGTTGAGGGGGCGATCGAGGCAATGAACGAAATCGAGCGTTCTTCAAGCCAGATTTCCCAAATCATCGGCGTGATTGACGATATCGCATTCCAGACCAATCTTCTGGCGTTGAACGCTGGTGTGGAGGCTGCCCGGGCTGGTGAGGTTGGGCGCGGCTTCGCGGTCGTCGCGTCTGAAGTGCGCGCATTGGCGCAGCGCTCGTCTGATGCGGCCAATGAAATCAAAACACTGATCACCGCCAGCACAAAAACGGTCGAGGAGGGGGTTGAAAAGGTCGATAGCGCTGGCAAAGCCCTGTCTCAGGTCGTGGGAGAAGTGGTCAATATCGCCACCTTGGTCTCCGGGATCTCCACCGAGTCGGGAGAACAGGCGCAAGGGCTGAACGAGATCAACATCGGTGTTGCTCAACTCGACAATGTGACCCAGCAGAACGCCGCAATGGTTGAGGAATCCGGGGCGGCCATTCTGAAGATGAACAACGAAACCCATGGGCTCAATCAGATTGTCAGTCAGTTTGTCCTGCTGTCATCGAGAGGAGCTGAGGGCCGACCCTCTCCCGCTCCTGCGCGCGCGGCGTCAGTGGCTGCTGCGGATCATCCGGATGAGGAACGTTGGGAAGACTATAACGAGGTCTCCGCGCATGGGTCTGCTTCAGGCGATGGCATTGATGAATGGAATAGCCACGGCACGCCATCGCAGAAACCCGCTGCGTCGACAGGCGATACCGGGAACCGTGACGGCTGGGCGGATGATGATGCGGTGGCCAATTTCGCATAA
- a CDS encoding ribose-phosphate pyrophosphokinase, whose translation MPTLNEPKLIAGNANLPLAETITRRMSMHRGVDQGLVDARVERFNDGEIFVEVYENVRGEDMFIIQPTSNPANDNLMELLIIADALRRSSAQRITAVIPYFGYARQDRRTKARTPISAKLVANMLTGAGIERVLTMDLHAAQIQGFFDIPVDNLYASPIFALDVKNQFKDSMDEIMVVSPDVGGVARARELAKRINAPLSIVDKRREKAGEVAEMTVIGDVTDKICLIIDDMCDTAGTLCKAAQVLLDNGAKEVHAYITHGVMSGPAVERVSNSVMKSLVLTDTIQPTEAVLGAPNIRILPTAPLFTQAILNIWHGTSVSSLFEDKTLVPIYESLSRNG comes from the coding sequence ATGCCGACCTTGAACGAACCCAAGCTAATTGCTGGGAACGCCAATCTTCCGCTTGCCGAAACCATTACCCGCCGCATGTCGATGCACCGCGGTGTCGATCAGGGCCTCGTTGATGCCCGGGTCGAGCGGTTCAATGACGGCGAGATCTTCGTCGAAGTCTATGAGAACGTCCGCGGCGAGGACATGTTCATCATTCAGCCGACCTCAAACCCGGCCAATGATAACCTGATGGAGCTGTTGATCATCGCTGATGCACTGCGCCGGTCTTCGGCCCAGCGTATCACCGCAGTGATCCCGTATTTCGGCTACGCCCGTCAGGATCGCCGCACCAAGGCGCGCACCCCGATTTCAGCCAAGCTGGTTGCCAATATGCTGACCGGAGCGGGCATCGAACGGGTGCTGACCATGGATCTGCATGCCGCTCAAATTCAGGGTTTCTTTGATATCCCGGTCGACAATCTCTATGCCTCGCCGATCTTTGCGCTGGATGTGAAAAACCAGTTCAAGGACAGCATGGACGAGATTATGGTGGTCTCGCCCGACGTCGGCGGCGTGGCCCGCGCGCGCGAGCTGGCCAAGCGGATCAATGCACCGCTCTCGATCGTGGACAAACGCCGCGAAAAGGCAGGCGAAGTGGCCGAGATGACTGTGATTGGCGATGTGACCGATAAGATCTGTCTCATCATCGACGACATGTGCGACACCGCCGGCACCCTCTGCAAGGCCGCTCAGGTCCTGCTCGACAATGGCGCCAAGGAAGTTCACGCCTATATCACCCACGGCGTCATGAGTGGCCCCGCAGTGGAGCGCGTCAGCAACTCGGTGATGAAATCGCTGGTGCTGACCGATACTATTCAGCCGACCGAAGCGGTTCTCGGCGCGCCAAATATCCGCATCCTGCCGACGGCGCCCCTGTTCACTCAGGCGATCCTCAACATTTGGCACGGCACCTCGGTGTCCTCTCTGTTTGAGGATAAGACACTGGTCCCGATCTACGAATCGCTGTCGCGCAACGGCTAA
- a CDS encoding threonine aldolase family protein, with protein MHFASDNSGPANPEILAALNAANTGYAMGYGADEEMAKVTARIREIFEAPEAAVYLVATGTAANVLALSTLSQPWQTLFCSAPAHINMDECNAPEFYTGGAKLTLVTAADKMTPANLRAAIEGEETRGVHGPQRGPVSITQVTEFGTVYTVDELAALGDVVTSYGLAMHLDGARFTNALVSLGCSPAEMTWKAGVDAVSFGGTKNGCMGVEAVIFFDPAKAQEFEYRRKRGAHLFSKHRYLSAQMLAYLTDDLWLRNARAANAKAARLATGLRNAGAHFSHEPQANMIFATLPRATHQRLFDAGAVYHLWDGTLDGAAKEELTARFVCDWSIGDDQIDAFLALL; from the coding sequence ATGCATTTCGCCTCTGACAATTCTGGCCCGGCCAATCCCGAAATCCTTGCAGCGCTGAATGCCGCGAACACCGGCTACGCCATGGGCTATGGCGCTGATGAGGAGATGGCCAAGGTCACGGCCCGCATTCGCGAGATCTTTGAAGCACCGGAGGCTGCCGTCTATCTGGTGGCAACCGGCACGGCGGCCAATGTGCTGGCGCTGTCAACTCTGTCGCAGCCTTGGCAGACGCTGTTTTGCAGCGCCCCCGCCCATATCAATATGGACGAATGCAACGCGCCGGAGTTCTACACCGGCGGCGCCAAGCTGACGCTGGTCACAGCAGCCGACAAGATGACTCCCGCCAATCTGCGCGCTGCGATTGAGGGCGAGGAAACCCGTGGCGTACACGGGCCGCAACGCGGACCGGTCTCGATCACCCAGGTGACGGAATTCGGCACGGTCTACACAGTGGATGAGCTGGCGGCCCTTGGCGATGTGGTCACATCCTATGGCCTAGCAATGCATCTGGACGGGGCGCGTTTTACCAACGCGCTGGTCTCTCTCGGCTGCTCCCCGGCGGAGATGACATGGAAAGCAGGCGTCGATGCGGTCTCTTTTGGCGGCACCAAGAACGGCTGCATGGGCGTCGAGGCGGTGATCTTCTTCGATCCGGCAAAGGCCCAGGAGTTCGAATATCGCCGCAAACGCGGCGCGCATCTGTTCTCCAAACACCGCTATCTGTCGGCGCAGATGCTGGCCTATCTGACCGACGATCTGTGGCTGAGAAACGCCCGTGCCGCCAATGCAAAAGCCGCGCGTCTGGCGACAGGGTTGCGCAATGCCGGGGCCCATTTCAGTCATGAACCGCAGGCCAATATGATCTTTGCCACGCTGCCCCGCGCGACCCATCAGCGGCTGTTCGATGCGGGCGCTGTCTATCATCTCTGGGACGGAACCCTGGACGGCGCCGCAAAGGAAGAGCTCACAGCGCGCTTTGTCTGTGACTGGTCGATCGGCGACGATCAGATCGACGCGTTTCTGGCGCTGCTGTAG
- a CDS encoding TIGR01459 family HAD-type hydrolase has product MTQIISSLAEVSKQYKALFVDLWGCVHNGITAYSEAVAALQAYRKDGGIVVLLTNSPKPRAGVAAQLGDFGVPGDAYDTIATSGDSARAAMFNGAVGSKVYFMGEWERDAGFFEPLKMLDDPIDVVRVPLKEAEGIVCCGPFDTQADPDVNRPDFLYAKQMGLKLLCANPDIVVDRGETREWCAGALARLYTEMGGESLYFGKPHPPIYDLARRRLAELGQDIADRDILAIGDGPHTDVAGAMGEGLDSLFITGGLAAKETQTDHQPDETALTQYLEKENSAPTYSIGKLR; this is encoded by the coding sequence ATGACCCAGATCATTTCCTCGCTCGCAGAGGTCTCAAAGCAGTACAAAGCCCTGTTCGTCGATCTGTGGGGCTGTGTTCATAACGGAATCACCGCTTATTCAGAAGCAGTCGCAGCGCTGCAGGCCTATCGTAAAGACGGCGGCATTGTTGTGCTGCTGACCAACTCCCCCAAACCCCGCGCCGGGGTTGCGGCCCAGCTGGGCGACTTTGGTGTGCCGGGTGATGCCTATGACACCATTGCCACCTCGGGTGACTCTGCTCGGGCCGCGATGTTCAATGGTGCGGTCGGAAGCAAAGTCTATTTCATGGGCGAATGGGAGCGCGACGCCGGGTTCTTTGAACCCTTGAAAATGCTGGACGATCCGATTGACGTTGTCCGGGTGCCGCTCAAAGAGGCTGAAGGCATCGTCTGCTGCGGTCCCTTTGACACCCAGGCGGACCCTGACGTGAACCGTCCCGACTTTCTCTATGCCAAGCAGATGGGGTTGAAGCTGCTCTGCGCGAACCCCGACATCGTGGTCGATCGCGGCGAAACCCGCGAGTGGTGCGCCGGTGCGCTGGCCCGCCTTTACACCGAAATGGGCGGTGAGAGCCTCTATTTCGGCAAACCCCATCCGCCGATCTATGATCTGGCGCGGCGGCGTCTGGCGGAACTGGGTCAGGACATCGCCGACCGCGACATTCTGGCGATCGGCGATGGGCCGCATACTGATGTCGCCGGCGCCATGGGGGAGGGCCTGGACTCACTGTTCATCACAGGTGGACTTGCCGCAAAAGAGACCCAAACCGATCACCAACCGGATGAAACCGCGCTAACCCAATATTTGGAAAAGGAAAATTCCGCGCCGACCTATTCCATAGGCAAATTGCGCTAA
- a CDS encoding GFA family protein: MEHYQGGCLCGAVRITTSGPPLRVGICHCRNCRRHHGALFYAAAIFPAQAVHVEGRPHHYKGRHFCGTCGSSVFAQTGDEIECHLGSLDNTNGLTPDYEVWCRRREDWLPQFTGTACHDRDRDGD, from the coding sequence ATGGAACACTATCAGGGGGGGTGCCTGTGCGGGGCCGTCAGAATCACCACATCCGGTCCGCCGCTCAGGGTTGGGATCTGCCACTGCCGGAACTGCCGTAGACATCACGGGGCACTGTTTTACGCAGCCGCGATTTTTCCCGCGCAGGCGGTCCACGTTGAAGGCAGGCCACACCACTATAAGGGGCGCCATTTCTGCGGTACCTGCGGGTCGTCCGTCTTTGCCCAAACCGGGGATGAAATCGAGTGTCATCTGGGCAGCCTGGACAACACAAACGGCCTGACGCCTGACTATGAGGTCTGGTGCCGCCGCCGCGAGGACTGGTTGCCGCAGTTCACGGGCACAGCCTGCCACGACAGGGACAGAGACGGCGACTAG
- a CDS encoding YcgN family cysteine cluster protein, producing the protein MSDGIDRNGLAKRFWEKKPLAKLNNREWEALCDGCGKCCLNKLEDEDSGEVALTRVACRLLDDATCRCAHYENRHQFVPECIVLKPDNLDTHAYWMPQTCAYRLLWEGNPLPDWHPLITGDPASVHEAGVSVRGWTVSEFDTPEEDWEEHIIEEPL; encoded by the coding sequence ATGAGCGACGGTATTGATCGCAACGGACTGGCCAAACGGTTCTGGGAAAAGAAACCACTGGCGAAGCTGAACAACCGTGAGTGGGAGGCGCTTTGTGACGGCTGTGGCAAGTGCTGCCTCAACAAGCTGGAGGACGAGGACAGCGGCGAGGTTGCGCTGACCCGTGTTGCCTGCCGCCTGCTGGATGATGCCACCTGCCGCTGTGCCCACTATGAGAACCGCCACCAGTTTGTTCCAGAATGTATCGTGCTGAAACCGGACAATCTGGACACGCACGCCTATTGGATGCCGCAGACCTGCGCCTATCGCCTGCTGTGGGAGGGCAACCCCCTGCCCGACTGGCATCCGTTGATCACCGGCGATCCGGCCAGCGTGCATGAGGCGGGTGTCTCGGTGCGCGGCTGGACCGTTTCCGAATTCGACACCCCTGAAGAAGACTGGGAAGAGCATATTATCGAGGAGCCGCTCTAA